The following proteins are co-located in the Melospiza melodia melodia isolate bMelMel2 unplaced genomic scaffold, bMelMel2.pri scaffold_44, whole genome shotgun sequence genome:
- the LOC134434585 gene encoding olfactory receptor 14C36-like, whose product MRVEGHHDPHAKAHQISNSSSSRHFLLLALADTRQLQLLHFCLLLGISLAALLGNGLIISAVACGHHLHMPMFFFLLNLALSDLGSICTTVPKAMHNSLWDTRTISYSGCAVQLFFCLFFISAELSLLTVMCYDRYVSICKPLHYGTLLGSRACAHMAAAAWASAFLYSLLHTANTFSMPLCHGNVLGQFFCEIPQILKLSCSKSYLKEFGLLAASGCLVFGCFVFIVFSYVQIFRAVLRIPSEQGRHKAFSTCLPHLAVLSLFLSTGTLTYLKPPSISSPSLDLALSILYSVVPPALNPLIYSLRNQELRAAVWRLMTGCFQKY is encoded by the exons ATGAGGGTcgaaggacaccacg atccccatgccaaggcacatcAAATAtcaaacagcagctccagcaggcacttcctcctgctggcattggcagacacgcggcagctgcagctcctgcacttctgcctcttgctgggcatctccctggctgccctcctgggcaacggcctcatcatcagcgccgtagcctgcggccaccacctgcacatgcccatgttctttttcctgctcaacctggccctcagcgacctgggctccatctgcaccactgtccccaaagccatgcacaattccctctgggacaccagaaccatctcctactcaggatgtgctgtacagctgtttttctgtctcttcttcatctcagcagagctttccctcctgaccgtcatgtgctacgaccgctacgtgtccatctgcaaacccctgcactacgggaccctcctgggcagcagagcttgtgcccacatggcagcagctgcctgggccagtgcctttctctactcactgctgcacacagccaatacattttccatgcccctgtgccatggcaatgtcctgggccagttcttctgtgaaatcccacagatcctcaagctctcctgctccaaatcctacctcaagGAATTTGGGCTTCTTGCTGCTAGCGGTTGTTTGGTGttcggttgttttgtgttcattgttttctcctatgtgcagatcttcagggctgtgctgaggatcccctctgagcagggacggcacaaagccttttccacctgcctccctcacctggctgtgctctccctgttcctcagcactggtacattaacttacctgaagcccccctccatctcctccccatccctggatctggctctgtcaattctgtactcagtggtgcctccagccctgaaccccctcatctacagcctgaggaaccaggagctcagggctgcagtgtggagactgatgactggatgctttcagaaatattaa